One Falco biarmicus isolate bFalBia1 chromosome 9, bFalBia1.pri, whole genome shotgun sequence genomic region harbors:
- the BUB3 gene encoding mitotic checkpoint protein BUB3 isoform X2, whose product MKTMTGSNEFKLNQTPDDGISSVKFSPNTSQFLLVSSWDTTVRLYDVPANTMRLKYQHSGAVLDCAFYDPTHAWSGGLDQQLKMHDLNTDQENLVGAHDAPIRCVEYCPEVNVMVTGSWDQTVKLWDPRTPCNAGTFSQPEKVYTLSVSGDRLIVGTAGRRVLVWDLRNMGYVQQRRESSLKYQTRCIRAFPNKQGYVLSSIEGRVAVEYLDPSPEIQKKKYAFKCHRLKENNIEQIYPVNAISFHNVHNTFATGGSDGFVNIWDPFNKKRLCQFHRYPTSIASLAFSNDGTTLAIASSYMYEMDDIEHPEDGIYIRQVTDAETKPK is encoded by the exons ATGAAGACG ATGACGGGATCAAATGAATTCAAACTAAATCAAACTCCAGATGATGGTATTTCATCGGTAAAGTTTAGTCCAAATACATCTCAGTTTCTGCTTGTTTCATCTTGGGACACAACTGTCCGGCTCTATGATGTTCCTGCTAACACAATGAGACTCAAATATCAACATTCGGGAGCTGTCCTTGACTGTGCTTTTTAT gATCCTACCCATGCCTGGAGTGGGGGCTTAGATCAGCAATTGAAAATGCATGATTTAAACACGGACCAAG AAAACCTTGTTGGTGCCCATGATGCTCCTATCAGGTGTGTTGAGTATTGCCCAGAAGTGAATGTCATGGTGACTGGAAGTTGGGATCAAACAGTTAAACTGTGGGATCCCAGAACTCCTTGTAATGCAGGAACCTTCTCTCAACCTGAAAAG GTGTACACGCTTTCTGTGTCTGGAGATAGACTAATCGTGGGGACGGCAGGTCGGAGAGTGCTGGTGTGGGATTTGCGGAATATGGGTTATGTTCAGCAACGAAGAGAATCAAGTCTGAAATACCAAACCCGCTGTATCAGAGCATTTCCAAATAAACAG GGTTATGTTTTAAGTTCTATTGAAGGTCGTGTTGCAGTAGAGTATTTGGATCCCAGTCCAGAAatccagaagaagaaatacGCATTCAAATGTCACCgtttgaaggaaaacaacatcGAGCAGATTTATCCAGTTAATGCTATTTCTTTCCATAATGTCCACAACACATTTGCTACAG gagGTTCCGATGGATTTGTGAATATTTGGGATCCATTTAATAAAAAGCGGCTCTGTCAGTTCCACCGGTATCCCACAAGCATAGCATCACTTGCCTTCAGCAATGATGGAACTACCCTTGCAATAGCTTCTTCATATATGTATGAAATGGATGACATTGAACATCCTGAAGATGGTATCTATATTCGCCAAGTGACAgatgcagaaacaaaacctaAGTGA
- the BUB3 gene encoding mitotic checkpoint protein BUB3 isoform X1 codes for MKTMTGSNEFKLNQTPDDGISSVKFSPNTSQFLLVSSWDTTVRLYDVPANTMRLKYQHSGAVLDCAFYDPTHAWSGGLDQQLKMHDLNTDQENLVGAHDAPIRCVEYCPEVNVMVTGSWDQTVKLWDPRTPCNAGTFSQPEKVYTLSVSGDRLIVGTAGRRVLVWDLRNMGYVQQRRESSLKYQTRCIRAFPNKQGYVLSSIEGRVAVEYLDPSPEIQKKKYAFKCHRLKENNIEQIYPVNAISFHNVHNTFATGGSDGFVNIWDPFNKKRLCQFHRYPTSIASLAFSNDGTTLAIASSYMYEMDDIEHPEDGIYIRQVTDAETKPKST; via the exons ATGAAGACG ATGACGGGATCAAATGAATTCAAACTAAATCAAACTCCAGATGATGGTATTTCATCGGTAAAGTTTAGTCCAAATACATCTCAGTTTCTGCTTGTTTCATCTTGGGACACAACTGTCCGGCTCTATGATGTTCCTGCTAACACAATGAGACTCAAATATCAACATTCGGGAGCTGTCCTTGACTGTGCTTTTTAT gATCCTACCCATGCCTGGAGTGGGGGCTTAGATCAGCAATTGAAAATGCATGATTTAAACACGGACCAAG AAAACCTTGTTGGTGCCCATGATGCTCCTATCAGGTGTGTTGAGTATTGCCCAGAAGTGAATGTCATGGTGACTGGAAGTTGGGATCAAACAGTTAAACTGTGGGATCCCAGAACTCCTTGTAATGCAGGAACCTTCTCTCAACCTGAAAAG GTGTACACGCTTTCTGTGTCTGGAGATAGACTAATCGTGGGGACGGCAGGTCGGAGAGTGCTGGTGTGGGATTTGCGGAATATGGGTTATGTTCAGCAACGAAGAGAATCAAGTCTGAAATACCAAACCCGCTGTATCAGAGCATTTCCAAATAAACAG GGTTATGTTTTAAGTTCTATTGAAGGTCGTGTTGCAGTAGAGTATTTGGATCCCAGTCCAGAAatccagaagaagaaatacGCATTCAAATGTCACCgtttgaaggaaaacaacatcGAGCAGATTTATCCAGTTAATGCTATTTCTTTCCATAATGTCCACAACACATTTGCTACAG gagGTTCCGATGGATTTGTGAATATTTGGGATCCATTTAATAAAAAGCGGCTCTGTCAGTTCCACCGGTATCCCACAAGCATAGCATCACTTGCCTTCAGCAATGATGGAACTACCCTTGCAATAGCTTCTTCATATATGTATGAAATGGATGACATTGAACATCCTGAAGATGGTATCTATATTCGCCAAGTGACAgatgcagaaacaaaacctaA